The Geothrix sp. genome has a window encoding:
- a CDS encoding histidine kinase, producing MRLGPLQQHFRERLRQRTPWAVVLAFALLFTAFQFVLVPASVQLKHPGAVANALLMPFLVSFSYGFLSPLPWRWTGDDRSRAPLGRGLAQALLFNALVVLVLVTLSWFMVRHANLKAEALGLAQGAKGSFRGILMVNLFVGAPMMTIIGGIISFSVITGEEKAAMAAKLDEAQWVLLRGQLSPHVLFNSLNGLAELVRQDPLAAEQAILDLSELYRALLRHGDRATAPLGEERSLVQRFLAVEGLRLGARLRVRWDWDPACDAVPAPPFLLQPLVENALKHGIAPHPEGGELVISLHREGAGLRLRVENSGRGLGLVPGTGVGLRNLEARLRLAYGPAATLHLRSEGDRTVATVDLPHLEVRR from the coding sequence ATGCGCCTCGGCCCCCTCCAACAGCACTTCCGGGAGCGTCTGCGCCAGCGGACGCCCTGGGCCGTGGTGCTGGCCTTCGCCCTGCTGTTCACAGCCTTCCAGTTCGTGCTGGTGCCGGCCTCGGTCCAGCTCAAGCACCCGGGGGCCGTGGCCAACGCGCTGCTGATGCCCTTCCTGGTGTCGTTCTCCTATGGCTTCCTCAGCCCCCTGCCCTGGCGCTGGACCGGGGATGACCGCTCCCGGGCGCCCCTCGGGCGCGGGCTGGCCCAGGCCCTGCTCTTCAATGCGCTGGTGGTGCTGGTGCTGGTCACCCTCAGCTGGTTCATGGTGCGCCACGCCAACCTGAAGGCCGAGGCCCTGGGGCTGGCGCAGGGGGCCAAGGGCAGCTTCCGGGGGATCCTCATGGTCAACCTCTTCGTGGGGGCGCCCATGATGACCATCATCGGGGGCATCATCTCGTTCTCGGTGATCACGGGCGAGGAAAAGGCGGCCATGGCGGCGAAGCTGGACGAGGCCCAATGGGTGCTGCTGCGGGGCCAGCTGAGCCCCCATGTCCTGTTCAACTCCCTGAACGGGCTTGCGGAGCTGGTGCGGCAGGATCCCCTGGCGGCCGAGCAGGCCATTCTGGATCTGTCCGAGCTGTACCGGGCCCTCCTCCGCCATGGGGACCGGGCCACGGCACCCCTGGGTGAGGAGCGCAGCCTGGTGCAGCGCTTCCTGGCGGTGGAGGGGCTTCGGCTTGGCGCCCGCCTGCGGGTCCGCTGGGACTGGGATCCGGCCTGCGACGCGGTGCCCGCGCCGCCCTTCCTGCTGCAGCCCCTGGTGGAAAACGCCCTGAAGCACGGCATCGCGCCCCACCCGGAGGGCGGAGAGCTGGTGATCTCCCTCCACCGTGAAGGGGCCGGCCTCCGCCTGCGGGTGGAGAACTCGGGCCGCGGCCTGGGCCTGGTGCCCGGCACGGGGGTGGGCCTGCGCAACCTGGAAGCCCGGCTGCGGCTGGCCTACGGTCCGGCGGCGACCCTCCACCTGCGCTCCGAAGGCGACCGCACCGTGGCCACCGTGGACCTGCCGCATCTGGAGGTGCGCCGATGA
- a CDS encoding LytTR family DNA-binding domain-containing protein — protein sequence MKPLRVALADDEPLARTRLARLLREAGCEVKAELADGAAVLAWLREPKDVDALFLDIQMPGATGLEVAAELADGRQGPPVVFVTAHSEHAVRAFEAAAADYLLKPISADRLARTLARLREGAPRRAEAPPAPSLRFPVKAGEGHVFLDLRRTTHFEVEEEVVWAWAPAQGTPQRHRTAWTTLAEVEAAFPGVELVRIQRHLLLRPEAVLGLRPLEGGRAAVRVGEGLDLEVSRSVTPRLKERLGL from the coding sequence ATGAAACCCCTGCGTGTGGCCCTGGCCGACGACGAACCCCTGGCGCGGACCCGGCTGGCGCGGCTGCTGCGGGAGGCCGGCTGCGAGGTGAAGGCGGAGTTGGCGGATGGTGCCGCGGTGTTGGCCTGGCTGCGGGAGCCCAAGGATGTGGACGCGTTGTTCCTGGACATTCAGATGCCGGGGGCCACGGGGCTGGAGGTGGCCGCCGAGCTGGCGGACGGCCGCCAGGGTCCGCCCGTGGTGTTCGTCACCGCCCACTCGGAACATGCGGTGCGGGCCTTCGAGGCGGCGGCTGCGGACTACCTCCTGAAGCCCATCTCCGCCGACCGCCTGGCCCGGACGCTGGCGCGCCTGCGGGAGGGCGCCCCCCGGCGCGCCGAGGCTCCCCCGGCGCCCTCCCTCCGCTTCCCCGTGAAGGCCGGGGAGGGCCATGTGTTCCTCGACCTCCGGCGCACCACCCACTTCGAGGTGGAGGAGGAGGTCGTCTGGGCCTGGGCACCGGCCCAGGGCACCCCGCAGCGCCATCGGACCGCCTGGACCACCCTGGCGGAGGTCGAGGCGGCCTTTCCGGGTGTGGAGCTTGTGCGCATCCAGCGGCATCTGCTCCTGCGGCCGGAGGCGGTGCTGGGCCTCCGGCCGCTGGAGGGTGGCCGCGCCGCGGTGCGCGTGGGCGAGGGCCTGGACCTCGAGGTGAGCCGCAGCGTGACCCCGAGGCTGAAGGAGCGCCTGGGGTTGTGA
- a CDS encoding PAS domain-containing sensor histidine kinase, whose translation MPESPSIRPPTPVAATAGAARIAGWYAVISGLWILLSDRLVEVVAPSVAWMTRLSILKGWLFVGVTAAMLFVMVKRLVAGLATREAQLDTLVHAIPDLVWLKNPEGVYLACNHAFERFFGAKEAAILGKTDYDFVAKDLADFFRQKDREAMEAGAPRVNEEWVTLADTGERVLLETLKTPMRDASGAMVGVLGIGRDITAQDSHSRERARLEAQLHQAQKMETMGRFAGGVAHDYNNMLSVILANADLALYQMAEDRPERKYLADIVKAARHSAELTEQMLAFARRQPVHPEAVDLNETVASMLGVLGGLVGDRIKLDWRPGPELWPAKVDPTQLRQVVTNLVINARDAIREQGRIELETRNAVLAAGDGAAWDGAEPGEYVAIQVRDTGCGMAPELVDHIFEPFFTTKGKGKGTGLGLALVHGIVKQHRGALQVESTPDQGSTFRILLPRV comes from the coding sequence ATGCCCGAGTCCCCCTCGATCCGCCCGCCGACGCCGGTGGCCGCCACGGCCGGTGCCGCCAGGATCGCCGGCTGGTACGCGGTGATCTCGGGGCTGTGGATCCTGCTCTCCGACCGCCTCGTGGAGGTGGTGGCGCCCAGCGTGGCCTGGATGACGCGCCTGAGCATCCTCAAGGGCTGGCTCTTCGTGGGCGTGACCGCCGCCATGCTGTTCGTCATGGTGAAGCGCCTGGTGGCGGGCCTCGCCACCCGCGAGGCGCAGCTGGACACCCTGGTCCACGCCATCCCGGACCTGGTCTGGCTGAAGAACCCTGAGGGCGTCTACCTCGCCTGCAACCACGCCTTCGAGCGGTTCTTCGGGGCGAAGGAGGCGGCCATCCTGGGGAAGACCGATTACGACTTCGTCGCCAAGGACCTGGCGGACTTCTTCCGCCAGAAGGACCGGGAGGCCATGGAAGCCGGCGCTCCGCGCGTGAACGAGGAGTGGGTGACCCTGGCCGATACCGGGGAACGGGTGCTCCTGGAGACGCTCAAGACCCCCATGCGCGATGCCAGCGGGGCCATGGTGGGGGTGCTCGGCATCGGCCGGGACATCACCGCCCAGGACAGCCACAGCCGGGAGCGGGCGCGGCTCGAGGCCCAGCTCCACCAGGCCCAGAAGATGGAGACCATGGGCCGCTTCGCGGGGGGCGTGGCGCACGACTACAACAACATGCTCAGCGTCATCCTCGCCAACGCAGACCTGGCCCTCTACCAGATGGCCGAGGACCGGCCCGAGCGGAAGTACCTGGCGGACATCGTCAAGGCCGCCCGCCACTCGGCCGAGCTGACCGAGCAGATGCTGGCCTTCGCCCGGCGCCAACCCGTCCACCCCGAGGCCGTGGATCTGAACGAGACCGTGGCCTCCATGCTTGGCGTGCTGGGAGGGTTGGTGGGGGACCGCATCAAGCTCGACTGGAGGCCGGGGCCGGAGCTCTGGCCCGCGAAGGTGGATCCCACCCAGCTCCGGCAGGTGGTGACGAACCTGGTCATCAATGCCCGGGACGCGATCCGGGAGCAGGGCCGCATCGAGCTGGAAACCCGGAACGCGGTCCTGGCGGCGGGGGATGGCGCGGCCTGGGATGGGGCCGAACCGGGCGAGTATGTGGCGATCCAGGTGCGCGACACGGGCTGCGGCATGGCCCCGGAGCTGGTGGATCACATCTTCGAGCCCTTCTTCACCACCAAGGGGAAGGGCAAGGGCACGGGCCTCGGCCTCGCCCTGGTCCACGGCATCGTGAAGCAGCACCGGGGGGCCCTGCAGGTGGAGAGCACACCCGACCAGGGCAGCACCTTCCGGATCCTGCTGCCGCGGGTTTGA